From the genome of Nicotiana sylvestris chromosome 1, ASM39365v2, whole genome shotgun sequence:
ATCCTTTTGAGATTCATGTCGTTGATGGGTTGCCAACGCAAGATAACATGTAAATTATTAttgaatatttctgattcttattCATTTTTTGTATATGAATTCCTATTTGGATATTATCCTAACTTTTATTCAATGTTTATGTGCTACCTTGTATGTAGTGATTGTGGTGTTTATGTTGCTGTATTTGCTGAGTACATCATTCAAGGCAGCAGTATTCCTAAATCTATTGATATTGACGGAATACGGAATCGATATGGTATATTGCTATGGGATTATGGAGTGAAGAAACAAAGAGGACAAGCAGCTAGTGATGATGAGTCTACTGGTAGATTGAAGGATCAGATAAAAAAGGATAACAAAAAAAAGAGCAAGTCGCATTCCATTGTTGATGACAAGTCTTTGAAGGATAACAAGAAAAAAGGGCAAGACGCATGTTGGCGATGACGAGACTTCGAAGGATATCAAGAAAAAGGGCAAGTTGAAGGGCAAGATGAATAGTTTGGGATAGTTAACAGAAATTTCACATGTAATTTTAAGATGGAAGTAGTTTGGTTTTTATATTGTCTATGATAGGATACAGTTGCATACTTATATCACATTTTATGCTTTTTGTTTGGGATGTCTTTGAACAATATGTTTGAAATGCTAATGTTGAAACATCTATTGCATTTTGACAGCAAATTGAAAAGGCATGCAAGAAATATATGTTGCTTGTAATGTTACGGTTTTGCTGTTTTCATATTATGCCAGTGAATAGGTGATAAGAAAGCGTTTATAACCTGTCCTGTTGCATTGGGCCAGTTAACTTTACAATCTTAAGCACCGTGGCATCATTAACTGTAGCGTAAGTGTAAGATACTGTTAACTGTAGTTTTGTATATCTATCTGTATATTTTTTGGATAGTTAGAGTCTATTGTAtgtaattgtatatatatacaatttctattttgtatatttaattggTAATCCCTCTTTTTTATATAGTGTTTATATAATGACATCTATTTTGTATATGTTTTGTATAACTAtagtttattttctatttttttttgtataggAACAAAATATTacatataaattgtatagtgacagtctattttgtatatttttgtatagtaATAGTCTTTTTTGTATATTGTCATctattttatatattattttgtatagtgacatccATAATAGTATGTGAAATAAAACTTCTACCAATACTTTCATTATGACAAAAAGTAGTATCTTAATTCATACATCAGAGAGAACCTGATTGCAAATCTCATTATTTTTTCAATATTCTAATTGCAATATTCAGaagaattttttttacaaaatactAAATCACTGTAGCAACATCTACTAGTTGTCTTGAGTATTCCTACATGTTCTTCTATTATGTCCTTATTTTCCACACAGTCCACATGTAACAGTTTTAGTATACAGATATTCATAAAGTCCCTTGCGTCGCGACTTCGTCGGTCTTCCTGGTTTGCCCTTCACTATCGGTGGTAGGACCACATTATCTAACACCTTTGTTGGAAAGTCCCATGTAGTTTCATCAGGAAGTGGATTAACTGACACTTCATATGTCTTCTTGAAGTATTCCTTGGTGTAATAGGCAGAACAATATTTGGGTACTTCCATGTGTGTGTAGTCCAATACCGCCATAGCATGTGGACAAGGAATCTCATCTACTTGAAATCGTTTGCACGAGCATTCTCTTTTTTGCATGTAGACTATGTTCCGCCTTTGTTCAGCATCCATTACTACATATACATAATCGGTTGAAGGCTTTACCTAAATTTAAATAGATATTATTAGTAAAACTAAAACCTGGATATGACAAGTATTATTGCATTTTTGTCAAAGTATGTTACTCCGGCATATGAAGTAAGACATGATAAAAGAATATTTACCGTCATCTTCTGCGACAAATAGCTATTTTCCTTCAGTACTTCATGATATTTTTGTCCTATATCAATAAATATACTCATTGCAGTCATTCTATTCGTATTATTCCATTTCATAACCAAATTCATCATGTAATCTAGCAAACTCATGATTGGTAGCTCTCTTGCCTCTCTGTTCCTTGCATTGAGTGACTCGACAATATTTGAAGTCATCATCATGGATCTATTAACAGTGAAATGCACTATAGACCACTTTTCATAACCAACTTGGAATAGGTAACCCCTTACCCTCTTATCAATGATGTCCATATCTTCCATGAGGCGATTAAAATCTTCAATTTTGTATGCTCTGGCCATTGCAAAAAATACTTCCCTCAGCCGGTCATGGTTCTTCTTGAACTGCTTTTTTATGTTATTCCAAAGATGAAAGATGCATACACAGTAAGATACCTCTGGATACACAATCGAAGTACCCCTCAATATGCTTGCATGACGATCCGATACAATGCACATCCTTTCCCTTTCCCCAAAAGCATGTCTAAACATTTCAAAAAATCATTCCCAGGAAGCATCATTTTTAGAATCTACAACAGTGTATGCTAGTGGAAAATTTTTACCTgcttaagcaaataagaaagtaTCCACATATTATTTTTGTTATACACAAATAAGaactatctataccatatataaTTATTATACGAGTCTGCAACATATTCACCTGCTGCATCTTGtgagcttctttaaatgttcgaggctcattttccaataagaaagtcacaaaatctggtccaaacgaagtagacgttctttgacgtttactacgtcttggatccccctgattaaatgtactttcttttgtttcttcccgaggtcgtttagatacttcaccaatcgactcgcattcctttttatacggatatatattttcaaagaactcagcattatctgattctataaccgtattattatgaatgtcgggattttctgatttatgaaccagaaatcgatatgctttactattagttgcatatcctatgaaaacacaatcaactgttttcggtcctatttttacccttttgggtttaggaacttgcacctttgccaaacacccccacactttaaaataattcaagttgggcttccttcctttccatttttcatatggaatggattgtgttttactatggggtactcgatttagtattcggctggccgtaagaatggcttcccccacaagttctgtggcaaaccagaacttatcaacaatgcgttcatcatctcctttaatgaacgattctttctttccgcaatcccattggattggggcgtgtaaggggctgttgtttgatgaataattccatattctaaacatatttgttcaaaaggagattcatattcaccacccctatcacttcttatcattttgattttcttgttaagttgcgtttcaacttcatttttgtattgcttgaatgcgtctattgcttcatctttactattaagtaagtaaacatagcaatatcgagtactatcgtcaataaaagttatgaaatacttctttccaccgcgagatggtattgacttcatgtcacaaatatctgtgtgaattaagtctaaaggatttgaattcctttcaaccgacttataaggatgtttaacatacttagattccacacatatttgacattttgatttttcgcattcaaacttaggcaatacttccaagtttatcatttttcgcaaggttttataattgacatgacctaaacgtacatgccataaatcatttgactcaagtaagtaagaagaagctgaagttttattattagtttcaacaactattacattcagcttgaaaaggccctcagtaaggtaaccttttcctacaaacatttcattcttactaatcactaccttgtcagatacaaaaacgcacttgaaaccgtgctttacaagaagtccagtagagactaagttcttcctaatctcgggaacatgaaggacgttgttcaaagtcatgaccttgccagaagtcatcttgagaaatatcttaccgtatccttcaatttttgctgtagcagcatttcccatagagagcgtctcttcgggtccagcagaagcatatgtagaaaatgcttccctcacagcacaaacatggcgagtggctccagaatcaatccaccactcctttgggtttcctaccaggttgcattcagaaagcatggcgcacaagtcatcaacatcatcatgcttttctaccatgtttgcttgacccctttgcttgtctttcttccgagcacgacactccgtagatttgtgtccggttttcccacagttgtagcagtttccactgaaccgcttcttgcttgggttgtatttcggaccagaagccttctttctctttttgttatcttcaacaatatttgctcccattattgttgaatttccacggcctcttctctcagcagctttgttgtcctcttcgattctcaatcgaacaatgagatcttcaagggacatctcctttcgtttgtgtttcaaataatttttgaagtccttccacaatggaggcaacttctcaattattgctgctacttggaatgcttcattgatgacaagaccttcaatgaaaattccgttagtaaaattactaaaaaatttactttcaatatcagtatttatttgaaacataccttcagcaagtagatcatgaataatcacttgcaattcctggacttgggtaataacagacttgctatctaccattttgtagtccaaaaattttgcggcgacgaatttcttcatcccggcatcttcagttttgtacttcttttcaagtgcattccacaattcttttgacgtctccacgccactgtatacattatacagattatcctccagtccgctaagaatataattcctgcacaagaagtcagaatgcttccacgcctcaatcacgagaaagctatcattctctggagtttcatctggaagatcaggaacatcttccttgatgaacttctgtagacataacgtagtcaagtagaagaacatcttttgctgccagcgcttgaaatccatcccggaaaattttccgggtttctctgccggtgccaacgccggagttcgacttgtcgatgcgttggcagtcatcatcggaacagcttgatttccgtcattcgccatttttactgtaaaaatgacacaatcaaacgtttaataaacgtttaaaactggagtgaaaaatcacgtagattttaatctccaacaaaatgccacgaaggctttaaaactggagtaaaaatcacgtagattttaatctccaacaaaccgccacgaaggctttactctccaaacgggagtacacaaaaaaccacaaaggttatagtttccagaataataaaagtaacacaaatacagaaattaaattattaaattcttaaattccttaagattgttgttcctctgtacttgtaaataatgattctggaaattagaacgttagcttataaacgtaaatataaataaaaaacagaaattaattcgagcccactgaattcacagtgtttccttaaggaatttaatcccctcctagtacccaaggttatagattatttcctcccaggatagaacgaattacacactggtgtagcggtacttcaaaccccagtgtttcaacgaacacaaagttcggcaacaaatcacacttatggatgctttgtttgtagttaaaaacaatgcagaataaggaggacaactcagaagtcgaatggaaattctgagaggaaggaatgcaaagtatagccaatgttgaattcttactgaagagaatatcaaattgcaattcgtttttccagtgtatacgcagtgtatacagagtgtatatccagtatatgcagagtgtatatccagtgtatacagagtgtatattaagtgtatacagagtgtttcaagtgttttttccgatgtgttcttctttctctccaacttatgctctatttatagcagttatttgagagaaatccgccccttccatggtgcaacaagcactagatcatggagaaagcacttacatggtggtatatacacttgcttggtgggaggagcacttgcaccattgtgggaggtgcactaggctgcattgttgcttagtgttgcaacacaatacacggattggaaaacatccgttacaaacacggattatatcacgttaatattcactattaacaaataaatttggtccaaaaaattaatcaatcgatcgatcatttgaccaaatccgaatccaaatcccatttcccattcactctaattttaagactattttatcttaaacaaaaactcaacatgaACTCCGTGTATCGAATGTTTTGCTGTAAGCTGGGGCTCCCATATGGATGGTACCCCGATGCTCCATGTACCATTTGTTAGTTTTCAAGCTTGTAGTTGTAATATTCTACGTAATGTACACGCTATAAGGAAACACAGGAGTTTGGCAACTCGACCTTCCACTGCTGCATTTATTGTGCAGCAGGAGTTTGACACTAGAGTTTATGGTTTGATTTGCTGTGAAGATACTTGCACTTAGTGTACACAttatataaatatacttaacACGTAAGGCTTCTTAAATCTGATGTTTCTTCTTCTCATATTGTTATGTTCATCAAGATATGAGCAAAAATCCTGTAGTTTGAGAGAACTTTAAGGTTTATCCGATTGAATAAGCATATAGAAAAAGTGAAACAACGATTAAGTGAAGGAAACAATAACGATTAAATAGGCATATTAAAAAAGTGCACCAAAAACTACAAAGATGATGGACATCTTATAAATGTTTTCTTTTTTGGCTCTTGATTGGTGGTCTTATCTATTTGGACTTCTACTAGTGGATTGATAGGAATAAATTCGTTACTTAATTACTTATCGAATTATATGTACTTATGTCTTGTAGCAAAGTAGTTAATCCAGAGTAGGATGATCCTCCTTCTTCAACTGCCTGCCTTGCCATCTCCTTGTACTCTTCGGCTCTGTTTCTGAATCCCTCTGCTTCTTCACTCTCCATGACCTGTTTTATTGCCTTAGATATTGCTTCTCTTTTCACTCCCTCGCTATCTATTCTCTTCCATTGAACCGAACCAACGCCAACCCCAATTCTCAAAACCTCAGTCACTAACTTTTCGTTGAAGAATTGCTCCCCAAACACAGGCCATGTCACCATTGGCACCCCTGCCGATATTGCTTCCAGCGTTGAATTCCATCCACAATGAGTGACAAAAGCTCCCACAGCTTCATGATCAAGAATTAGTACTTGGGGTGCCCATCCTcttatgattaaacctttttctttcattctttccTCGAATCCTTCAGGCAGCCAATCTTCGTTGTCTAGTTCTGTTCTAACAACCCAAATGAATTCTTGTCCGGAAGCTTCAATTCCCATTGCGAGTTCGTGCAGTTGTAATGCAGTGAAATTCGCTACGCTTCCGAAACAAACGTAAACGACGGAACTTGGTTTCTTCGAATCAAGCCATTTCATGCACTAGCGTTTGTCAATAGAGTTTTTCTTCCCTCTTTCAGCTTTATCATCACTGTCCCTGTTGCACAGTGAAAGTGGGCCAATAGCCCATGTTTTTCTACCCAGAACCTTGGTGTAATGTTCAGCGTAATCTGGTTCAAGCTCATAGAAGCTA
Proteins encoded in this window:
- the LOC104245761 gene encoding uncharacterized protein, which produces MFRHAFGERERMCIVSDRHASILRGTSIVYPEVSYCVCIFHLWNNIKKQFKKNHDRLREVFFAMARAYKIEDFNRLMEDMDIIDKRVRGYLFQVGYEKWSIVHFTVNRSMMMTSNIVESLNARNREARELPIMSLLDYMMNLVMKWNNTNRMTAMSIFIDIGQKYHEVLKENSYLSQKMTVKPSTDYVYVVMDAEQRRNIVYMQKRECSCKRFQVDEIPCPHAMAVLDYTHMEVPKYCSAYYTKEYFKKTYEVSVNPLPDETTWDFPTKVLDNVVLPPIVKGKPGRPTKSRRKGLYEYLYTKTVTCGLCGK
- the LOC138877176 gene encoding scopoletin glucosyltransferase-like, which gives rise to MGIEASGQEFIWVVRTELDNEDWLPEGFEERMKEKGLIIRGWAPQVLILDHEAVGAFVTHCGWNSTLEAISAGVPMVTWPVFGEQFFNEKLVTEVLRIGVGVGSVQWKRIDSEGVKREAISKAIKQVMESEEAEGFRNRAEEYKEMARQAVEEGGSSYSGLTTLLQDISTYNSISN